Proteins encoded in a region of the Rutidosis leptorrhynchoides isolate AG116_Rl617_1_P2 chromosome 9, CSIRO_AGI_Rlap_v1, whole genome shotgun sequence genome:
- the LOC139866282 gene encoding LOW QUALITY PROTEIN: histone deacetylase 5-like (The sequence of the model RefSeq protein was modified relative to this genomic sequence to represent the inferred CDS: inserted 1 base in 1 codon): MDDHTNRIGGQVSSSSLSTELLRVGLVYDERMRRHSTPNDEFFSENPDRIRAIWDKLLSAGITQKCVVFNAKEADDKFIAAVHTSNHVNLIKTISSLSLASLRNRVDAKYDSIYFNEGSSESAYLAAGSVLEAAEKVANGELNSAFAIVRPPGHHAEKSQPMGYCLFNNVAIATNFLLNQKELGINKILVVDWDVHHGNGTQKAFYNDSRVLFFSVHRHENGCFYPRGDDGSHLKMGEGPGLGYNINVPWENGQCGDADYIAVWDHILIPVAKEFNPDIIIISAGFDAAIGDPLGGCCITPHGYSVMLKKLMEFSNNGKIIMALEGGYNLESLSNSVLACVEVLLEDKPIDESFEVYPLESTWKVIKTVREGLSAYWPVLANKLPEKLTGKVTSEEDVAIPLSKLKLSENSRDDVPAASFHNWRSELSKIDVWYASFGSNMSESRFQCYIQGGQAEGMQKPCRGAVDKSQPKGVLWKTVPHRLIFGQESTVTWGPGGXAFLNPESNDQEKTFMCLYKITLEQFNDVLLQENRRTDTSSPFFDLDALNSIENDKNIALEALKGGWYHNVLYLGKENDIPIITMTCTYAHVEGFKSGTIPICAPAKEYADTLVRGLVQGKQLSEDEAIAYIQEAATKPL; this comes from the exons ATGGACGATCACACTAACCGAATTGGAGGTCAagtttcatcatcatcgttatctacTGAACTACTTCGTGTTGGATTGGTGTATGATGAACGTATGCGTAGGCATTCAACACCTAACGATGAATTTTTTTCCGAAAACCCCGATCGTATTCGTGCCATTTGGGACAAATTACTTTCTGCTGGTATTACTCAAAA ATGTGTGGTGTTTAATGCGAAAGAAGCAGACGATAAATTTATAGCTGCAGTTCATACCAGTAATCACGTGAATTTAATCAAAACTATTAGCTCCTTGAGTCTAGCCTCACTAAGAAACAGGGTGGATGCAAAGTACGATTCAATTTATTTCAATGAAGGTTCATCAGAATCTGCTTATCTTGCTGCTGGTTCTGTTCTTGAG GCTGCTGAGAAGGTTGCAAATGGGGAATTAAACTCGGCTTTTGCGATTGTTAGACCACCTGGACACCATGCAGAAAAAAGTCAACCAATGGGATATTGTCTTTTCAACAATGTTGCAATTGCAACGAACTTTCTCCTTAACCAAAAA GAATTAGGTATCAATAAGATATTAGTTGTTGATTGGGATGTTCATCACGGAAACGGTACTCAAAAGGCGTTTTATAACGACTCTCGGGTGCTGTTTTTCTCTGTTCACAG GCATGAGAATGGGTGTTTTTATCCTAGGGGTGATGATGGTTCACACTTAAAGATGGGTGAGGGGCCCGGTTTAGGGTATAATATTAATGTTCCGTGGGAGAATGGTCAGTGTGGAGATGCAGATTATATTGCAGTTTGGGACCATATATTGATCCCGGTTGCAAAGGAATTTAACCCTGATATAATAATAATTTCAGCAGGATTTGATGCAG CTATTGGTGATCCACTTGGCGGCTGCTGTATCACACCACATGGTTATTCTGTAATGTTAAAAAAG CTGATGGAATTTAGCAATAATGGAAAAATTATTATGGCGTTAGAAGGAGGGTACAATCTCGAATCCTTATCAAATTCAGTACTTGCTTGTGTCGAAGTGTTACTGGAAGACAAACCTATCGATGAATCCTTCGAGGTTTATCCACTTGAATCTACATGGAAAGTGATCAAAACG GTACGTGAGGGATTGAGTGCGTATTGGCCAGTACTTGCGAATAAGTTGCCTGAGAAACTGACTGGTAAAGTAACATCAGAGGAGGATGTTGCAATTCCACTTTCAAAACTGAAACTCAGTGAAAATTCTCGTG ATGACGTTCCTGCTGCTTCTTTTCACAATTGGAGATCCGAGTTATCTAAAATTGATGTTTGGTATGCCTCTTTTGGATCAAACATGAGCGAATCAAGATTTCAATGTTATATACAAGGTGGCCAG GCAGAAGGCATGCAAAAGCCATGTCGAGGGGCCGTAGATAAAAGTCAACCGAAGGGTGTCTTGTGGAAGACTGTTCCGCATCGTTTAATCTTTGGTCAAGAGAGTACGGTTACGTGGGGCCCTGGAG GTGCGTTCCTAAATCCTGAAAGTAACGATCAAGAGAAAACGTTCATGTGCCTTTATAAGATCAC TCTTGAGCAGTTTAATGATGTTCTGCTTCAAGAGAATAGACGTACGGATACAAGTTCTCCGTTTTTCGATCTAGACGCTTTAAATTCTATCGAAAATGATAAGAATATTGCTTTGGAGGCTCTCAAG GGCGGTTGGTACCATAATGTTCTTTACTTAGGGAAGGAGAATGATATTCCGATCATAACAATGAC GTGCACATATGCTCATGTTGAGGGATTTAAATCTGGTACGATACCGATTTGTGCACCAGCTAAAGAATATGCAGACACTTTGGTTAGAGGACTTGTACAAGGGAAGCAACTGTCAGAAGATGAAGCCATTGCTTATATTCAGGAAGCTGCTACTAAACCATTATGA
- the LOC139865953 gene encoding glycine-rich RNA-binding protein 2, mitochondrial-like, translating to MAFLNRARGILSQVATKHMNHEMSVASPSIFQMLRCMSTSPKVFVGGLAWATDDMSLKEAFSAYGEVHEARVIMDRETGRSRGFGFVTFADSEAASAAIQAMDQRELHGRMVRVNYANDRPQGGGGFRGGGGYGGGGYGGGGGGYGGGGGGYGGGGGYGGSGGGYGGGDAAVGGDTFGSGGYGGNSGGGFGGAQNFGVGGGDSFGKDNADAGSTFAADDGPVEGSYRYNDDEPDDYFAKRG from the exons ATGGCTTTTTTAAACAGAGCTCGTGGTATACTAAGTCAGGTTGCTACTAAACATATGAATCATGAAATGTCAGTTGCAAGTCCGTCGATTTTTCAAATGTTAAGATGTATGTCAACGAGTCCGAAGGTCTTCGTTGGAG GATTGGCATGGGCTACCGATGATATGAGCTTGAAAGAAGCTTTTAGTGCGTATGGTGAAGTTCATGAAG CTAGAGTGATCATGGATAGAGAAACCGGCAGGTCCAGAGGTTTCGGTTTTGTTACTTTTGCCGACTCTGAGGCTGCTTCTGCTGCAATCCAGGCAATGGATCAACGG GAGCTACATGGTCGCATGGTGAGAGTTAATTATGCTAACGATAGACCACAAGGTGGTGGTGGTTTCCGGGGAGGTGGTGGTTATGGAGGCGGCGGTTatggtggtggaggtggtggttATGGAGGCGGCGGTGGTGGTTATGGAGGGGGCGGCGGttatggtggtagtggtggtggttatGGTGGCGGTGATGCTGCTGTTGGTGGTGATACATTTGGAAGTGGTGGCTATGGTGGAAATAGTGGCGGTGGTTTTGGTGGTGCTCAAAACTTTGGTGTTGGCGGTGGTGATAGCTTTGGTAAGGATAACGCTGATGCTGGAAGCACTTTTGCTGCTGATGATGGTCCGGTAGAAGGAAGCTACAGATACAATGATGATGAGCCTGATGACTATTTTGCCAAAAGGGGTTGA